A stretch of Pseudomonas sp. 7SR1 DNA encodes these proteins:
- a CDS encoding NAD(P)H-dependent flavin oxidoreductase, whose protein sequence is MAELNTRLTQAFNISHPIVLAPMGGASGARLATAVSQAGGLGLVGASYGEERWMRTELAPMRDLKQPWGVGLVMFTVARNMALLDLALEYGPDAVALSFGDPAAFVPIIHRAGAKAIVQIHELDQATAALDAGADALIVQGAEAGGHSLRRGLMPLLPAVQDRVGDKIPLIAAGGIADGRGVAAALMLGADGVMLGTRLLATEEALPSAAFKKRLIESSTSDTVRTRIFDLVRGIEWPEHYSGRAIANRFSQAWLGRDEALREAPDSIRQDYARAVLADDLDNRAIWAGEVLDLVGDIKPARQIVHDLLSETTRILRNSQQLLALGKIA, encoded by the coding sequence ATGGCTGAGCTAAACACGCGCCTTACACAGGCCTTCAATATTTCCCACCCGATCGTCCTCGCGCCCATGGGGGGAGCCTCTGGGGCCAGGCTGGCCACTGCGGTATCCCAGGCCGGAGGGCTGGGCCTGGTCGGCGCCAGCTATGGCGAGGAGCGGTGGATGCGCACCGAGCTGGCGCCCATGCGGGACCTGAAGCAACCATGGGGCGTTGGCCTGGTGATGTTCACCGTAGCCCGAAACATGGCGCTGCTGGACCTGGCACTGGAATACGGACCAGACGCCGTCGCATTGTCGTTTGGCGATCCTGCCGCATTCGTGCCGATCATCCATCGGGCCGGCGCGAAAGCCATCGTACAGATTCATGAGCTTGACCAGGCCACTGCGGCCCTGGACGCCGGGGCTGATGCCTTGATCGTCCAAGGTGCCGAAGCCGGCGGGCACAGCTTGCGCCGGGGCCTGATGCCATTGTTGCCTGCGGTGCAGGATCGGGTCGGGGACAAAATCCCGCTGATTGCGGCCGGCGGCATCGCAGACGGGCGTGGCGTGGCAGCGGCGCTGATGCTGGGTGCCGATGGGGTCATGCTGGGCACACGCTTGCTCGCGACCGAGGAGGCCCTGCCTTCGGCCGCGTTCAAGAAGCGCCTGATCGAATCCAGCACGTCGGACACCGTGCGCACCCGGATCTTCGATCTGGTGCGTGGCATCGAATGGCCTGAGCACTACAGCGGCCGGGCCATTGCCAACCGCTTCTCGCAAGCTTGGCTGGGGCGCGACGAGGCATTGCGAGAGGCGCCGGATTCGATTCGCCAGGACTACGCCAGGGCGGTGCTCGCTGATGATCTCGACAACCGGGCGATCTGGGCAGGTGAAGTATTGGACCTGGTAGGCGACATCAAGCCCGCCCGCCAGATCGTCCATGACCTGTTAAGCGAAACCACGCGCATCTTGCGCAACAGCCAGCAACTGCTGGCTCTCGGCAAAATCGCCTGA